A single genomic interval of Seriola aureovittata isolate HTS-2021-v1 ecotype China chromosome 10, ASM2101889v1, whole genome shotgun sequence harbors:
- the LOC130176214 gene encoding zinc finger protein 536-like: protein MRRDSFITPSTHPIRSQMALLANQIMDARILSSMNGRVELSQFLRVTNQSIVSQVNSAQDDNRKNRKYPCPLCGKRFRFNSILSLHMRTHTGEKPFKCPYCDHRAAQKGNLKIHLRTHKQGILGKGRGRIREENRLLHELEERAILRDRQMRAGHVSQQQTSNLPQIQNPQLSQTIPTQNQFLNSSGAVESQPHTSTSPKATTVNEEPIQPQPTGFRCSFCKGKFRKQQELERHIRILHKPYKCTLCEFAASHEEELIGHVETTHITADSGSGQKPSTGPGDKGKPTGEFPCEVCGQTFSQAWFLKGHMRKHKDSFEHCCQICGRRFKEPWFLKNHMKVHLNKLAAKSNLPAEHDASISLSNLTQDHQNNLYSQYISCIHSRFLTAERADHPDYNQILTSAGVDMKVREMLGRMISSGPGPLTDAESSSLLGLNHLHPPLSSNSMEYLQKVMSNRDTLNSSSSYPGWQIMTPGLPVEQQMFSPKDQQQCSSYLPERCVPVDNGKVCLSDPDTKAISRPGSPSSVSHHGPTEIITETGNSHSSTAMDHRPQSSSPATGEKVYRCPLSSDYTAAQTASLGFHLERYHFPHWQNSRDLSSPLQPTSSSSSSPNPKLRPRSREDWSPAAGHYLGLENHSENPLLINKQCDLTDKDAGVDGSLSAQTRKSQYEPLDLSVRPESVTSLSAMSPAVLVQMSGVFSNGLSSSITRRLQSYSNATAELSVKPAYQCDLLVQGTKEEMNTQKGSSTCHDDGEGEFEKSEQGREDENDDAAKWQMLKTNILEPEELRQASADFQGLGENKQDKPGQWGRAVAESPISSLESLTPGQTDPLQHQGGLLSFLRSQGNLSSAPASAHKASLNGGGDMEKDVASARKPFQCRYCPYSASQKGNLKTHVLCVHRKPFDNSLYPDRRLRRSHTPQRPSRLPPSITGDNHVPGRDQIGMTSLCGT, encoded by the exons ATGAGGAGA GACAGCTTCATTACCCCATCCACCCATCCAATTAGAAGCCAGATGGCACTTCTGGCCAATCAAATCATGGATGCAAGGATTCTCAGCAGTATGAATGGGAGAGTAGAGCTTTCCCAGTTCCTGAGAGTCACTAATCAAAGCATCGTCTCCCAAGTAAATTCTGCTCAGGATGACAACCGCAAGAACAGGAAGTATCCCTGCCCGCTGTGTGGAAAGCGTTTCCGCTTTAACAGCATCCTTTCCCTtcatatgcgcacacacactggcGAGAAGCCCTTCAAGTGCCCATACTGCGACCACAGGGCTGCACAGAAGGGCAACCTGAAGATACACCTCCGTACTCACAAGCAAGGCATTCTGGGCAAAGGCCGTGGGAGGATTAGGGAGGAAAACAGGTTGCTTCATGAGCTTGAGGAAAGGGCGATACTAAGAGACAGGCAGATGCGAGCAGGTCATGTTAGCCAACAGCAAACTTCTAATTTACCGCAAATTCAAAATCCCCAGCTGTCACAGACCATCCCGACGCAAAACCAGTTCTTAAACAGCTCCGGTGCAGTAGAGAGCCAGCCACATACTTCCACATCCCCTAAGGCGACCACCGTCAATGAGGAGCCCATCCAGCCCCAACCCACCGGCTTCCGCTGCTCGTTCTGTAAGGGAAAGTTCAGGAAACAGCAGGAGCTTGAGCGGCACATCAGGATCCTACACAAACCCTACAAGTGCACCTTGTGCGAGTTTGCTGCCTCACACGAGGAGGAGCTCATTGGCCACGTTGAGACGACGCATATAACCGCAGATTCAGGCTCAGGACAGAAGCCTTCGACGGGGCCTGGTGACAAGGGGAAGCCCACTGGTGAATTCCCCTGCGAGGTGTGCGGTCAGACCTTCAGCCAGGCCTGGTTCCTGAAGGGTCACATGCGGAAACACAAGGACTCTTTTGAGCACTGCTGTCAAATCTGTGGCCGTCGTTTCAAAGAACCCTGGTTTCTCAAGAACCACATGAAGGTCCACCTCAACAAGCTCGCTGCTAAGAGTAATCTCCCTGCTGAGCATGACGCCTCTATTAGCCTGAGTAACCTGACGCAAGACCATCAGAACAACCTCTACTCGCAGTACATCTCCTGCATTCACAGCAGGTTCCTCACGGCTGAGAGAGCTGACCATCCAGATTACAACCAGATACTCACCTCAGCTGGCGTTGACATGAAGGTTAGGGAGATGTTAGGGAGGATGATTTCCTCTGGTCCAGGTCCTCTGACAGATGCAGAGAGCTCCTCATTGTTGGGTTTGAATCATCTCCACCCTCCTCTGAGCTCCAATAGCATGGAATATCTACAGAAGGTCATGTCTAATAGAGATacactgaacagcagcagcagttaccCAGGCTGGCAGATCATGACCCCAGGGCTGCCTGTTGAACAGCAAATGTTCAGCCCTAAAGACCAGCAGCAGTGCTCCTCCTACCTGCCTGAGAGATGTGTCCCTGTAGACAATGGGAAAGTGTGTCTCAGTGACCCAGACACCAAGGCCATCAGCAGACCCGGTAGCCCCAGCAGCGTGAGTCATCATGGGCCAACGGAGATCATCACAGAGACAGGGAACTCCCACTCCAGCACTGCCATGGACCATCGACCTCAATCTTCTTCTCCAGCTACAG GTGAGAAAGTCTACAGGTGTCCACTCTCCAGTGACTACACCGCTGCACAGACAGCCTCCCTCGGCTTCCATCTGGAACGCTACCACTTCCCCCACTGGCAGAACAGCAGGGATCTTTCTTCTCCGCTGCAgcccaccagcagcagcagctccagccccAACCCCAAGCTCAGACCCAGATCCAGGGAAGACTGGAGCCCAGCTGCAGGTCACTACCTTGGCCTGGAGAACCACAGTGAAAACCCCCTGCTCATCAACAAGCAATGCGACCTCACTGACAAAGATGCAGGTGTAGATGGCTCTTTATCTGCTCAAACCAGGAAGTCCCAGTATGAGCCCTTAGATTTGTCCGTCAGGCCAGAGTCTGTCACGTCTCTCTCAGCCATGTCTCCTGCTGTACTGGTACAGATGTCTGGCGTTTTTAGTAATGGACTCTCCTCCTCCATTACCCGTCGGCTACAAAGTTACTCTAATGCCACAGCCGAACTCAGTGTGAAACCTGCATATCAGTGTGACCTTTTGGTGCAGGGAACAAAAGAAgagatgaacacacagaaaGGAAGCTCCACTTGTCACGATGATGGTGAAGGTGAATTTGAGAAATCCGAGCAAGGGAGGGAGGACGAAAATGACGATGCTGCCAAGTGGCAGATGCTGAAAACGAATATCCTGGAGCCAGAGGAGCTGAGACAGGCCAGCGCTGATTTCCAGGGTCTTGGTGAGAACAAACAAGACAAGCCGGGACAGTGGGGCAGAGCTGTGGCCGAATCTCCCATCTCCTCTCTGGAGAGCTTGACTCCAGGACAGACTGATCCACTGCAGCACCAGGGCGGcctgctctccttcctcagATCCCAGGGGAACCTGAGCAGTGCACCTGCCAGCGCACACAAAGCCAGTCTGAATGGTGGGGGGGATATGGAGAAAGATGTTGCATCAG